From Camelina sativa cultivar DH55 chromosome 5, Cs, whole genome shotgun sequence:
NNNNNNNNNNNNNNNNNNNNNNNNNNNNNNNNNNNNNNNNNNNNNNNNNNNNNNNNNNNNNNNNNNNNNNNNNNNNNNNNNNNNNNNNNNNNNNNNNNNNNNNNNNNNNNNNNNNNNNNNNNNNNNNNNNNNNNNNNNNNNNNNNNNNNNNNNNNNNNNNNNNNNNNNNNNNNNNNNNNNNNNNNNNNNNNNNNNNNNNNNNNNNNNNNNNNNNNNNNNNNNNNNNNNNNNNNNNNNNNNNNNNNNNNNNNNNNNNNNNNNNNNNNNNNNNNNNNNNNNNNNNNNNNNNNNNNNNNNNNNNNNNNNNNNNNNNNNNNNNNNNNNNNNNNNNNNNNNNNNNNNNNNNNNNNNNNNNNNNNNNNNNNNNNNNNNNNNNNNNNNNNNNNNNNNNNNNNNNNNNNNNNNNNNNNNNNNNNNNNNNNNNNNNNNNNNNNNNNNNNNNNNNNNNNNNNNNNNNNNNNNNNNNNNNNNNNNNNNNNNNNNNNNNNNNNNNNNNNNNNNNNNNNNNNNNNNNNNNNNNNNNNNNNNNNNNNNNNNNNNNNNNNNNNNNNNNNNNNNNNNNNNNNNNNNNNNNNNNNNNNNNNNNNNNNNNNNNNNNNNNNNNNNNNNNNNNNNNNNNNNNNNNNNNNNNNNNNNNNNNNNNNNNNNNNNNNNNNNNNNNNNNNNNNNNNNNNNNNNNNNNNNNNNNNNNNNNNNNNNNNNNNNNNNNNNNNNNNNNNNNNNNNNNNNNNNNNNNNNNNNNNNNNNNNNNNNNNNNNNNNNNNNNNNNNNNNNNNNNNNNNNNNNNNNNNNNNNNNNNNNNNNNNNNNNNNNNNNNNNNNNNNNNNNNNNNNNNNNNNNNNNNNNNNNNNNNNNNNNNNNNNNNNNNNNNNNNNNNNNNNNNNNNNNNNNNNNNNNNNNNNNNNNNNNNNNNNNNNNNNNNNNNNNNNNNNNNNNNNNNNNNNNNNNNNNNNNNNNNNNNNNNNNNNNNNNNNNNNNNNNNNNNNNNNNNNNNNNNNNNNNNNNNNNNNNNNNNNNNNNNNNNNNNNNNNNNNNNNNNNNNNNNNNNNNNNNNNNNNNNNNNNNNNNNNNNNNNNNNNNNNNNNNNNNNNNNNNNNNNNNNNNNNNNNNNNNNNNNNNNNNNNNNNNNNNNNNNNNNNNNNNNNNNNNNNNNNNNNNNNNNNNNNNNNNNNNNNNNNNNNNNNNNNNNNNNNNNNNNNNNNNNNNNNNNNNNNNNNNNNNNNNNNNNNNNNNNNNNNNNNNNNNNNNNNNNNNNNNNNNNNNNNNNNNNNNNNNNNNNNNNNNNNNNNNNNNNNNNNNNNNNNNNNNNNNNNNNNNNNNNNNNNNNNNNNNNNNNNNNNNNNNNNNNNNNNNNNNNNNNNNNNNNNNNNNNNNNNNNNNNNNNNNNNNNNNNNNNNNNNNNNNNNNNNNNNNNNNNNNNNNNNNNNNNNNNNNNNNNNNNNNNNNNNNNNNNNNNNNNNNNNNNNNNNNNNNNNNNNNNNNNNNNNNNNNNNNNNNNNNNNNNNNNNNNNNNNNNNNNNNNNNNNNNNNNNNNNNNNNNNNNNNNNNNNNNNNNNNNNNNNNNNNNNNNNNNNNNNNNNNNNAACAAAATAAGAGATGGCTACACCATATGCTGTTAACCATTGATCCAGGGAAACAGTTTAAATACACAAGATATAAAACTTAGAGAAATTAACAAGCAACTACGAATATCAGCAGCTCTTTTCTATATATGCCAGGAGAACATATGGACATGATTTTGTGGATGatattttatttctcaaaaCAATGCATGATTACCACGAACACCTATTCCAAAACTACTGGGAGAAGGAAGACAATACATATCAAGAAAGGCAACACACCTCCTCATCAAAATGAGAGTCCAGTTGGCCCCAGTGATAATCGTTTCCAAAACTTATCATGCGCAGAACAACTGCAACAAAATTATAAGTGGGCAACATACTGCAATCAGACTTTGTTTTTCTAGATAGAGAGCAAAAATGTAGTCAAGAGTAACTAGATAAATCAAATACCAAAATTGAAGCATATATGCCATCTAAATGTGCCCCTAAAGTTGTCCAGGAATTCAAACTGTTGCCTTGGACAAAGAGAGGAACAATCAANCAAAAGATTTGAAAAGTGTAATTATTATCTTAGTCCTGAAAGAGTTTCACCTGATCACAAAGGCATTGTAATAAAATAANGCTTCACAGCAACCATACAATAACTACAACTGTACATGTCAAATATGAGATGTACATGACTCACCCGAAAATGGAAAACGAATATCCTTCATAAATGCGATTgcagaagagaaaaaatatgtTGAATGTCCAAAGCATGTAAGGAAAGTATTTTGTCCTTGCAAAAACCTGCATTATTAATGTATATCAACTGAACTCTGATCATCTCAGAAAAAATACCAAACTGAGAAGTAGACATTATTTATGAGTATATGCCACAAGAAGCCAAGATATGCTCTACCCTTCATTCTAACATACTCTTACGATCCAAACTACCAATATACCAAGATTACTATCAAGAGATAAATTGAAAGGAAACATACCTTAACAAGAAGGAAATTGGCTGTTGCAATCGAGAGAATGTAAATGACACTGGAAGTGAATGCGGAAACAACTCAGCTTAGATACAGAAAAGTTAAGAAACAAACAATGTGATGCtaggaagcaaacaaaaaaaaaaaaaaaaaaatatggaaNNNNNNNNNNNNNNNNNNNNNNNNNNNNNNNNNNNNNNNNNNNNNNNNNNNNNNNNNNNNNNNNNNNNNNNNNNNNNNNNNNNNNNNNNNNNNNNNNNNNNNNNNNNNNNNNNNNNNNNNNNNNNNNNNNNNNNNNNNNNNNNNNNNNNNNNNNNNNNNNNNNNNNNNNNNNNNNNNNNNNNNNNNNNNNNNNNNNNNNNNNNNNNNNNNNNNNNNNNNNNNNNNNNNNNNNNNNNNNNNNNNNNNNNNNNNNNNNNNNNNNNNNNNNNNNNNNNNNNNNNNNNNNNNNNNNNNNNNNNNNNNNNNNNNNNNNNNNNNNNNNNNNNNNNNNNNNNNNNNNNNNNNNNNNNNNNNNNNNNNNNNNNNNNNNNNNNNNNNNNNNNNNNNNNNNNNNNNNNNNNNNNAAAGCTTAGAATCGGCAAATTCCCACGAAAATTTCTCCATTGAGCATCAGAAACATCCTACAGCCAAAAACACAGATAATGAGCTTCAAAGCAATAAgaataatttggaaaaaaaaaaaaaaatgaaaaattaaggAATCACACATTACATTACGTCGATTAGGAATGAGCCAGCCAGGAGCTAAACCATAGAGCTTGAAGTAATgatctaataattcaaaattCTCATCAACCAAAAAATCACAATCACATGACTCAGATTttagaaatttacaaaaaaaaattggagttaCCGTGAGAGAGACGAAGCGATCTCCATACTACATAAGCATAGAAGGCGATGGCGTATAACAGTAGAAGAACGAGCTCTCTCTGTTTCCATTTCGCGTTTCGACTATTGTGAGTGTTCATGGCTTCTCTGTAATTGAATCAAACCCcagaaaaaaatcatcaaacgAAGCTCACACTTTtgagaaatttgtttttaaccGACAAGAGAAGCGAGCACTGAAGTGCCGGTGAAGCTCCAATCGGAAACAGAAACGTAGTTGGGTTCTTCCGGTGGGTTCATAAAACGAGATCCAAACGAAGAAGACGACTGCTTCTCTCCACGTgcgttttaggtttttttttgtttgtatcttaTTTGGTTTCTTAATGTTTAGCCACATAAGCCCAAACCCAATTATGTTTAGTCACCAAAGCccaattgtttttatttcttaaatttaattaattttacttgttcaatttttttttaatat
This genomic window contains:
- the LOC104789497 gene encoding uncharacterized protein LOC104789497, with amino-acid sequence MNTHNSRNAKWKQRELVLLLLYAIAFYAYVVWRSLRLSHDHYFKLYGLAPGWLIPNRRNDVSDAQWRNFRGNLPILTELFPHSLPVSFTFSRLQQPISFLLRFLQGQNTFLTCFGHSTYFFSSAIAFMKDIRFPFSGNSLNSWTTLGAHLDGIYASILLFCA